In the genome of bacterium, one region contains:
- a CDS encoding RecX family transcriptional regulator, whose translation MFKKARPLKDPSDYDHAYQYALFLLNLSMRTVGEVQEKMSKRGYDTKVINRAIQTLLEDKYLNDENYAEVFINSMKNYKTWGRFMMKKKLYEKKLPKELIEEKLEELVSVKDELEIAKRYLQRDFKDFTLLAKLDYEDKQKWMRKLMSRGFGMDIATKLIK comes from the coding sequence ATGTTTAAAAAAGCTCGGCCATTAAAAGACCCGTCCGACTACGATCATGCCTACCAATATGCCTTATTCTTGCTCAATTTGAGCATGCGCACAGTCGGCGAAGTGCAAGAAAAAATGAGCAAGCGCGGTTATGATACAAAAGTTATCAACCGCGCAATTCAGACACTGCTTGAGGATAAATATTTAAATGACGAAAACTACGCTGAGGTTTTTATTAATAGCATGAAAAATTATAAAACTTGGGGTAGGTTTATGATGAAGAAAAAGCTTTACGAAAAAAAGTTGCCGAAGGAATTAATTGAAGAGAAATTAGAAGAGCTGGTGTCTGTAAAGGATGAATTAGAAATTGCCAAAAGATATTTGCAGAGGGATTTTAAGGATTTTACTCTGCTGGCTAAGCTTGATTATGAGGACAAGCAGAAATGGATGCGCAAATTGATGAGTAGAGGATTTGGGATGGACATAGCGACTAAGCTAATTAAATAA
- a CDS encoding ATP-dependent Clp protease ATP-binding subunit, which produces MNNFAFILERLSSRAKNALIAAQMVSEELHHDHIGTEHLLFGVVAEKSSFAGEILTKAKLTPDLIKSELELVNQNNQITVWKPVLSANLKTAIEKSAIIASQYGYQFIGTEHFLYGLITTEHNRARVILSKLGVDIGELDHNLITVFENISKFPEMPNDGMPGGAQNPDGHMHQSPVGPDPKRGNMLEYFTTDLTKKAAQGNIDPVIGRKKEIERLVSILGRRTKNNPVLIGEAGVGKTAIVEGLALAIANREVPDTLLDKKIMALDLALIVAGSMFRGEFENRLKQIIDEVKANPNVILFIDELHTLSGAGATTGSLDAANIFKPALARGELRTIGATTLAEYKKHIEHDAALERRFQPILVEEPSKEEALAILKGIRPNYEKHHNVHITDEALQAAVDLSDRYIQDHFLPDKAVDLVDETAAFLRSIHSNSKLAKTKRKVETELEQLEEEKTKAVLSQDFTTALHLRAQEERLLAQKKELETLSKEDTGPVYSISAEDIAHTVSLMTKIPLKKLAQNEIGKLTNLEKTLKARIVGQDEALVEIAKTIRRSRAGLNDPKRPIGSFMFLGPTGVGKTETAKMIAQEVFEDADALIRVDMSEFMERHNVARLIGAPAGYVGYEEGGRLTEAVRRKPYAVILFDEIEKAHPEVFNVLLQILEDGQLTDAQGKRVNFANTVIIMTSNLGMQELNTASVKIGFADRDEQVTEKAKMEKEYDRIKEGLLEKLRRDLRPEFLNRIDKVIIFHPLGMADLKRITQLQISDLQKRLDIQKISLKTTPALIKFISEKSFDPLQGARYIRKNVQDLISDPLAEQIIQQNLKEGATITVGVDGEKVSFKTEKSKRAAAVPA; this is translated from the coding sequence ATGAATAATTTTGCTTTTATTTTAGAAAGGCTTTCCAGCCGTGCCAAAAATGCGCTTATTGCAGCGCAGATGGTATCCGAAGAACTCCACCACGATCACATCGGGACGGAGCATTTATTGTTTGGGGTGGTTGCAGAAAAGTCCAGCTTTGCCGGGGAGATCTTAACCAAAGCCAAACTTACGCCAGATCTAATCAAATCAGAACTAGAACTTGTTAACCAAAATAACCAAATCACGGTTTGGAAACCGGTTCTTTCTGCGAATTTAAAAACCGCGATCGAAAAATCGGCTATCATCGCCAGCCAATACGGTTACCAATTTATCGGCACCGAACATTTCTTGTACGGACTCATTACCACAGAGCACAACCGAGCGCGGGTGATTTTATCTAAGCTTGGAGTTGACATTGGCGAACTTGACCACAACCTAATTACAGTTTTCGAAAATATTTCTAAATTCCCAGAGATGCCAAATGATGGCATGCCGGGCGGTGCGCAAAACCCAGACGGTCATATGCATCAGTCCCCTGTCGGACCAGATCCGAAGCGCGGCAACATGCTGGAATATTTTACGACCGACTTAACCAAGAAAGCCGCACAAGGAAATATTGATCCGGTTATTGGACGCAAAAAGGAAATTGAACGCTTGGTGAGCATTCTTGGCCGACGTACTAAAAACAACCCGGTCCTCATCGGTGAAGCCGGCGTCGGTAAAACTGCTATTGTTGAGGGTTTGGCTTTAGCTATCGCCAACCGCGAAGTGCCAGATACTTTATTAGATAAAAAAATCATGGCGTTAGACTTAGCGCTGATTGTTGCCGGTTCGATGTTCCGCGGCGAATTCGAAAACCGCTTAAAGCAGATTATTGATGAAGTTAAAGCTAATCCAAACGTAATTCTATTTATAGACGAACTCCACACCCTGTCTGGCGCCGGAGCAACCACCGGCAGTTTAGATGCAGCTAACATCTTTAAGCCGGCCTTGGCACGCGGGGAGCTTCGCACCATTGGTGCGACTACTTTAGCCGAATACAAAAAGCACATCGAACATGACGCCGCCTTAGAGCGCCGCTTCCAGCCAATCTTGGTCGAAGAACCAAGCAAGGAAGAGGCTTTGGCTATTCTTAAAGGAATCCGCCCAAATTACGAAAAACACCATAACGTTCATATTACCGACGAAGCGCTGCAAGCAGCCGTAGACTTGTCCGACCGCTACATTCAGGATCATTTCCTGCCAGACAAAGCTGTGGACCTAGTAGACGAAACTGCCGCGTTTTTGCGCAGCATTCACAGTAATTCAAAATTGGCCAAAACTAAGCGCAAAGTAGAAACCGAATTAGAGCAATTAGAAGAAGAGAAAACTAAAGCAGTGCTCTCACAAGACTTTACCACTGCCCTGCACCTGCGCGCACAGGAAGAGCGCCTGTTAGCTCAGAAAAAGGAACTGGAAACATTGAGCAAGGAAGACACAGGTCCGGTCTATTCCATCTCGGCTGAAGACATTGCCCACACAGTTTCTTTGATGACTAAAATCCCCTTAAAGAAGCTGGCCCAAAACGAAATCGGCAAGCTTACTAATTTAGAAAAGACTTTAAAGGCCCGTATTGTCGGCCAAGACGAAGCACTCGTCGAAATCGCCAAGACTATCCGCCGCTCCCGTGCCGGCTTAAACGACCCTAAACGCCCAATTGGCTCTTTCATGTTCCTCGGTCCGACCGGCGTGGGCAAAACCGAAACAGCCAAGATGATAGCGCAGGAAGTTTTCGAAGATGCCGATGCTCTCATCCGCGTAGATATGTCTGAATTTATGGAACGCCACAACGTTGCGCGCTTAATCGGCGCTCCGGCCGGCTATGTAGGATACGAAGAAGGCGGCCGCTTAACCGAGGCTGTTCGCCGAAAACCCTATGCAGTAATCTTGTTCGACGAAATCGAAAAAGCCCATCCCGAAGTGTTCAACGTTTTGCTTCAGATCTTAGAAGACGGCCAGCTAACTGACGCGCAAGGCAAGCGTGTCAACTTCGCCAATACGGTCATCATTATGACTTCCAACTTGGGCATGCAGGAACTTAATACCGCCAGCGTCAAGATCGGCTTCGCAGACCGCGACGAACAGGTCACAGAAAAAGCCAAAATGGAAAAGGAATACGATCGCATCAAGGAAGGCTTGCTCGAAAAGCTTAGGAGAGACCTGCGTCCGGAATTCCTAAACCGCATCGACAAAGTGATTATCTTCCACCCTCTCGGTATGGCTGACCTCAAACGCATTACCCAGCTACAGATTAGCGACCTTCAGAAGCGCCTAGATATTCAAAAGATAAGCTTAAAAACAACTCCAGCTCTGATAAAGTTCATCTCCGAAAAAAGCTTCGATCCGCTCCAAGGGGCACGCTATATTCGAAAAAATGTTCAGGATTTAATTAGCGACCCGCTGGCTGAACAGATCATTCAGCAAAACCTCAAAGAAGGCGCAACGATTACAGTTGGCGTAGACGGCGAAAAAGTTTCGTTTAAAACCGAAAAAAGCAAACGCGCCGCTGCTGTACCAGCGTAA
- a CDS encoding ComF family protein: protein MGYTHADCKTDHTPDRLISIFKYQDKLVSKMLNTGKIGLISDLFFELASIGFEKVDVRYQSLDKFVLCPIPLTRFKKRFRGFNQSYIIAQIFSWRFNLAIDPVLIKSKSTRQQKQLNRQQRQENLTESFSISDPSYLPRQVLLIDDITTTGSTFIEAARELKANGVKTVWCLALAQD from the coding sequence ATGGGATACACTCATGCAGATTGCAAAACAGATCATACCCCCGACAGGTTGATTAGTATTTTTAAATATCAGGACAAGCTGGTTAGCAAGATGCTGAACACCGGGAAAATCGGTTTAATCTCCGACCTGTTTTTCGAGCTGGCATCAATAGGATTCGAAAAAGTTGATGTTAGATATCAAAGTTTAGATAAATTCGTACTTTGCCCCATCCCGTTGACCCGGTTTAAAAAACGGTTTCGCGGCTTTAACCAAAGTTATATCATTGCACAAATCTTTAGCTGGCGCTTTAACTTGGCTATTGACCCTGTTCTGATCAAATCAAAATCCACCAGACAGCAAAAACAACTCAACCGCCAGCAGCGCCAGGAAAATTTAACAGAAAGTTTTTCCATCAGCGACCCAAGTTATCTGCCGCGCCAAGTTCTACTAATAGATGATATTACCACGACAGGTTCAACTTTTATCGAAGCCGCTCGGGAATTAAAGGCAAATGGCGTAAAAACAGTCTGGTGCTTAGCTCTGGCCCAAGATTAA
- a CDS encoding ThiF family adenylyltransferase produces the protein MLDTIRHIDVFSAAQFGDLRVDIIGAGATGSRIALELAKLGLSNIHVWDFDKIESHNVPNQVYGNNHIGEVKVEALKRIIEEQTGTVITCHEARVDGTQELGDVVYLLTDTMASRQEIWKNGLRYKPRTKLMIETRMGANSGRVYCVNPSSPKDVKGWEATLYSDDVAVVSACGTSITVGATAAMVTGYAVWQLIRWHKAETSLKENKEPDDRPENELIFSVQPAMVNTSDF, from the coding sequence ATGCTGGATACAATAAGGCACATTGATGTTTTTTCTGCGGCTCAGTTTGGAGACCTTCGCGTTGACATTATCGGCGCTGGCGCTACCGGCTCCCGGATAGCGTTAGAGCTGGCAAAGCTAGGCCTCTCGAACATTCACGTTTGGGATTTTGACAAAATCGAATCCCATAATGTCCCCAACCAAGTCTACGGCAACAATCATATTGGCGAAGTCAAGGTGGAGGCATTAAAGAGGATCATCGAAGAGCAAACGGGCACCGTCATCACTTGCCACGAGGCAAGAGTCGACGGCACTCAGGAACTTGGAGATGTGGTATACTTGCTAACTGACACTATGGCCTCCAGGCAGGAAATCTGGAAGAATGGTCTGAGGTACAAGCCTCGGACTAAACTGATGATAGAAACTCGCATGGGTGCCAATAGCGGTCGAGTCTACTGTGTTAACCCTTCTTCTCCCAAGGACGTGAAGGGATGGGAAGCAACTTTATATTCTGATGATGTGGCAGTAGTTTCTGCCTGCGGAACTAGCATAACAGTTGGAGCAACCGCAGCTATGGTTACGGGCTATGCCGTTTGGCAGCTGATCCGTTGGCACAAAGCAGAAACAAGTTTAAAGGAAAACAAGGAACCTGATGACCGACCCGAGAATGAATTAATTTTTTCGGTTCAGCCAGCAATGGTTAATACGTCTGACTTTTAG
- a CDS encoding sigma-70 family RNA polymerase sigma factor: protein MNEHTNINPNIIVLAKSGAQEALADIYEAYYMRVYRFVFYRVSHKETAEDITEDVFIKAFASLKNLEKVEAFEGWLFQIARNMVIDYYRKKKQLVPLDSIENTLEYDTNIVEIINLQIEQSILIKLLKELNDEQQSVIKMKYFDELDNSTIATVLNKTEGAIRVIQHRAIAKLKDIFDDTISKQ from the coding sequence ATGAATGAACATACAAACATAAATCCTAATATTATAGTGCTCGCAAAGTCCGGAGCCCAAGAGGCTCTGGCCGATATCTACGAAGCGTATTACATGCGGGTCTACCGATTTGTGTTCTACCGGGTCAGTCATAAAGAGACGGCCGAAGATATCACGGAAGATGTGTTCATTAAGGCATTTGCGAGCCTCAAAAACCTTGAAAAAGTAGAAGCTTTCGAAGGATGGCTATTCCAGATTGCCCGCAACATGGTCATCGACTATTACCGAAAAAAGAAGCAGCTCGTTCCCCTGGACAGTATAGAAAACACCCTAGAATACGATACTAATATAGTTGAGATCATAAACCTACAGATTGAGCAGTCGATACTCATCAAACTGCTAAAAGAGCTAAACGACGAACAACAATCGGTAATTAAGATGAAGTACTTTGACGAACTCGACAACTCCACCATCGCTACCGTCCTTAATAAAACAGAAGGCGCAATCCGAGTAATCCAACATCGCGCCATTGCGAAACTTAAAGACATCTTTGACGACACCATCTCCAAACAATAA
- the recG gene encoding ATP-dependent DNA helicase RecG — translation MFTLNTKIERLPGIGPSLKKTLNRLGLFYIEDLFFHLPFRYIDFSKKIPIGKAEQGQMVTLEGQIRNIQARRSFRSRLQFTEAILEDSTGDIHLMWFNQPYLAKQFAEGDQIIVAGKVEWYNRNQLTNPYWEKISNTDNEAHGKILPIYHLTKGITNLRLAKLIKISWDNTKKEFTELLSVPLLNRFELSSLSESVQNLHYPTDQNQINAGRFRIAVDDCLPQQVASTIKQRALKGTRAPKLSNDVEAIKNAVSKLPFELTDSQKRATWDILQDMSKGSPMNRLLEGDVGSGKTVVAWLASYMAALDDYQTIILAPTEILASQHFDTFINLAGPMSSQIGLLTRNFCKINSEDVPRDEMLKRLATNELKIVIGTHALLSEHIDVGKLGLIVIDEQHRFGVAQRAFLQKTHGNKSGDNEEIPHLLSMSATPIPRTLALSLFGNLDISQLNQMPKNRQKITTQLFSESNRAVAYAKIRKEIESGRQAFIITPKVEESDTKTKSVKAEFERLTKLFPEYKLGLVYGALNGEEKDKVMNSFANKEINILVATTVIEIGIDMPNATVMLIEGAENFGLAQLHQLRGRVGRGSHPSYCYLFTTTEEHMETKRLKIFEQISDGFALAEYDLKERGFGDLFGQQQSGFNFRFPEFVTIAALQKAHEIATELLDSDPTLADYPKLKELSSPYLQTIHTE, via the coding sequence ATGTTTACACTCAATACTAAAATCGAACGACTGCCTGGCATCGGACCAAGCTTAAAAAAGACCCTTAACCGCTTGGGGCTTTTTTATATCGAAGATCTATTTTTCCACCTCCCTTTCCGTTATATCGACTTCTCTAAAAAGATCCCTATCGGCAAAGCCGAGCAAGGACAGATGGTAACACTGGAAGGACAGATCCGTAACATTCAGGCGCGTCGCTCATTCCGCAGCCGCCTACAGTTTACAGAGGCGATTTTAGAAGACAGTACCGGAGACATCCACCTGATGTGGTTTAATCAGCCGTACTTAGCCAAACAATTTGCAGAAGGCGACCAGATCATAGTAGCTGGAAAGGTGGAATGGTATAACCGGAATCAATTAACCAACCCGTACTGGGAGAAGATCTCAAACACTGACAATGAAGCTCATGGAAAAATTTTGCCTATCTATCATTTGACCAAGGGAATTACAAACCTTAGATTAGCTAAACTTATTAAAATTAGCTGGGATAACACAAAAAAGGAATTTACAGAGCTCTTAAGCGTACCTCTACTGAACAGGTTCGAACTGTCGTCGCTAAGCGAATCGGTTCAAAATCTCCACTACCCTACCGACCAAAACCAAATCAATGCCGGCCGTTTTAGAATAGCAGTTGACGACTGCTTGCCACAGCAAGTTGCATCTACCATTAAGCAGCGTGCCCTTAAAGGAACCAGAGCGCCCAAACTGAGCAATGACGTGGAAGCTATAAAAAACGCTGTCAGTAAGTTGCCATTCGAACTCACCGATAGCCAAAAACGTGCCACTTGGGACATTCTGCAAGATATGTCCAAAGGGTCGCCTATGAACCGATTATTGGAGGGAGACGTAGGCAGCGGTAAAACAGTAGTGGCCTGGCTGGCTAGTTACATGGCCGCTTTGGACGATTACCAGACTATTATCCTGGCTCCAACAGAGATACTAGCTAGTCAGCATTTTGATACTTTTATCAATCTAGCGGGTCCGATGAGCAGCCAAATTGGATTGCTCACGAGAAACTTTTGCAAAATCAACTCTGAAGACGTTCCTAGGGATGAAATGTTAAAAAGACTTGCCACCAATGAATTAAAAATAGTGATCGGCACACATGCGCTGTTATCAGAGCATATTGATGTAGGAAAACTTGGGTTGATCGTAATAGACGAGCAGCATCGTTTTGGCGTTGCCCAAAGAGCTTTTTTGCAAAAGACTCATGGCAACAAATCTGGCGACAACGAAGAAATCCCGCACCTATTAAGCATGTCTGCAACACCAATTCCTCGCACGCTGGCACTTTCGCTTTTTGGAAATTTAGATATCTCGCAGCTAAATCAAATGCCAAAAAATCGCCAAAAAATTACCACCCAGCTATTTTCCGAAAGCAACCGCGCGGTGGCTTATGCTAAAATCCGCAAAGAAATAGAAAGCGGCCGACAAGCATTCATCATTACTCCCAAGGTAGAAGAATCGGACACGAAAACTAAGTCCGTAAAAGCCGAGTTCGAACGCTTAACAAAGCTTTTTCCAGAATACAAGCTAGGTCTGGTATACGGCGCTTTAAATGGAGAAGAAAAAGATAAAGTCATGAATAGTTTTGCCAATAAGGAAATCAACATACTGGTAGCCACTACCGTCATCGAGATTGGCATCGATATGCCAAATGCAACGGTTATGCTAATTGAGGGTGCAGAAAATTTTGGTTTAGCCCAATTGCATCAGCTTCGCGGACGGGTTGGGCGCGGTAGTCACCCAAGCTACTGTTATCTCTTTACCACTACAGAGGAACACATGGAAACCAAACGGTTGAAGATATTTGAACAGATCTCGGATGGCTTTGCATTGGCTGAATACGACCTAAAAGAAAGAGGGTTCGGGGACTTATTCGGACAGCAACAGTCCGGCTTCAATTTCCGCTTTCCCGAATTTGTAACCATAGCTGCCCTGCAGAAGGCACATGAAATAGCCACAGAGCTACTGGATTCTGATCCAACCCTCGCTGACTATCCTAAACTAAAAGAGTTATCTTCCCCTTATTTGCAAACAATTCATACAGAATAA
- the radA gene encoding DNA repair protein RadA: protein MATKTVFICENCGYNSPRWQGKCPSCDQWNTFTEQMVQSSKKTAFASGSATVIKPILLSEVKQSKVLRISTGIDELDVVLGGGLVTGSVILLGGDPGIGKSTLALQLANLLTGSGHTALYVSGEESSQQIAMRNNRLGLKQDVMVLAETNLESSIAAIQSAKPEVVVIDSVQTMYSDSAGGVTGGVAQLSYVTNSLIRLAKAEQVTIILIGHVTKEGILAGPKTIEHMVDCVLYLEGERLGNLRILRSSKNRFGSIGEVGVFEMRDVGLVEVDNPAAMFLEHKGQALAGSCVATLLEGNKVLLVEIQALTNTSNASYPRRVASGFDVNRLQLLIAIMQKTLGINLSNQDVYVNVAGGFKVTERAADLPVVMAILSSYNGKAWSKETTAFGEIGLLGEVRTVSQVDKRQKEAKKLGFGDVVHSKSLKSIKNLK, encoded by the coding sequence ATGGCAACAAAAACAGTGTTTATATGCGAAAATTGCGGCTATAACAGTCCTCGCTGGCAAGGAAAATGCCCATCTTGCGACCAATGGAATACCTTTACCGAGCAGATGGTTCAGTCCTCAAAAAAGACAGCTTTTGCTAGTGGCTCCGCGACTGTAATTAAGCCGATTTTATTATCGGAAGTAAAGCAGAGTAAAGTTCTTCGCATTTCAACTGGAATAGACGAATTAGATGTAGTTTTAGGCGGCGGCCTCGTTACAGGTTCGGTGATATTGCTAGGCGGCGACCCAGGAATAGGAAAATCTACATTGGCGCTCCAGCTGGCTAACCTGTTAACCGGCAGTGGACACACAGCGTTATATGTTTCTGGAGAAGAATCGAGCCAACAGATTGCAATGCGCAATAATCGCTTGGGCCTAAAGCAAGATGTAATGGTGCTGGCCGAGACTAATTTAGAATCAAGTATTGCAGCTATCCAATCCGCAAAGCCCGAAGTTGTGGTTATCGATTCCGTACAGACGATGTATAGCGACAGTGCTGGCGGCGTCACAGGTGGCGTGGCTCAGCTTTCATACGTTACCAACTCTTTAATTCGTTTAGCTAAGGCTGAGCAGGTCACCATTATTCTTATTGGCCACGTTACCAAAGAAGGGATTTTGGCCGGCCCTAAGACAATCGAGCATATGGTCGACTGCGTTTTGTATTTAGAGGGAGAGCGCTTAGGTAATTTAAGAATTTTGCGCAGTAGCAAGAATCGTTTTGGTAGCATTGGCGAAGTCGGTGTGTTCGAGATGCGCGACGTCGGTTTGGTAGAAGTGGATAATCCGGCAGCAATGTTCTTGGAGCACAAGGGACAGGCGTTGGCTGGCAGTTGCGTTGCGACCTTGCTGGAGGGCAATAAAGTTTTATTGGTAGAAATTCAAGCTTTAACTAACACTTCCAACGCCAGCTATCCCCGCAGGGTGGCATCTGGATTCGATGTAAATCGCTTGCAGCTGTTGATAGCGATAATGCAAAAAACCTTGGGTATAAACTTAAGCAATCAGGATGTTTATGTGAATGTGGCTGGCGGTTTCAAAGTCACAGAGCGAGCCGCAGATTTGCCGGTGGTGATGGCTATCCTTTCCTCGTATAATGGCAAAGCTTGGAGTAAAGAAACTACCGCTTTCGGGGAAATTGGCCTATTGGGAGAAGTCCGTACAGTATCGCAAGTCGATAAGAGACAGAAGGAAGCTAAGAAATTGGGCTTCGGCGATGTTGTCCATAGTAAGAGCCTAAAGTCTATAAAAAATTTAAAATAG
- a CDS encoding PD40 domain-containing protein encodes MNKRAIAILGAIFILIVGTLGFIIWQRSSKEEPEQVVEETPVIVEEPTEIEEDPIEETPTNKQATKLTDESVIGPALFFQGDGIAYFNRQGQLFRTSMNIDTASVLLSDKTEISVPAKGDIAKILWPNVGNSYIAESGSGTSRKWSYYSPDGGNYIDLPLQVRSLDWNTNGDRIYFVWVGNDGKATLNVSDPDTKNYQLLTDLYEPDNVISVSPDGQHIAFYRTQTSDMSRNGITTVTPDGKTFKSLIRDGYNREVVWSPDSKKFLFTRYNSSSSTYELYYFDVITNESRSLGVTTSATKAVWTKDSTAIVVGVPTAGTANQGITTDTVYKIDMSGSRTEFAPGTNVDVQDPFLSFDGNVLFFRNNQDGSLYYLFLR; translated from the coding sequence GTGAATAAAAGAGCAATTGCCATTTTAGGCGCGATATTTATCCTCATAGTCGGAACACTGGGCTTTATCATTTGGCAGCGTTCATCTAAAGAAGAACCTGAACAAGTTGTAGAGGAAACTCCGGTTATAGTCGAGGAGCCGACAGAAATTGAGGAAGATCCCATAGAGGAAACGCCAACAAACAAGCAGGCCACCAAATTAACTGACGAATCCGTAATCGGTCCAGCTTTATTTTTCCAGGGCGATGGCATTGCTTATTTTAATCGACAAGGGCAATTATTCCGCACCAGCATGAATATCGATACTGCTTCTGTATTGCTCAGCGATAAGACAGAAATTAGCGTTCCAGCGAAAGGCGACATTGCCAAGATTCTGTGGCCCAATGTCGGTAATAGTTATATTGCAGAATCTGGAAGCGGCACCAGCAGAAAGTGGAGCTACTATAGCCCAGATGGCGGTAATTATATAGATTTGCCTCTGCAAGTTCGCAGCTTAGACTGGAACACTAATGGCGACAGGATTTATTTTGTATGGGTTGGCAATGACGGCAAAGCAACTTTAAATGTTTCCGATCCCGATACAAAGAATTATCAGCTGCTCACAGACTTGTACGAACCGGACAATGTCATCAGTGTTTCCCCGGATGGTCAACACATTGCTTTTTACAGGACTCAAACTTCGGACATGAGCCGTAACGGCATTACCACTGTCACTCCAGACGGTAAAACTTTTAAGTCTCTAATTCGCGATGGTTATAACCGGGAAGTAGTCTGGTCGCCAGATAGCAAGAAGTTTTTGTTCACTAGGTATAACTCCTCTTCTTCTACTTACGAACTTTACTACTTCGACGTTATCACTAACGAAAGCCGTAGCTTGGGCGTGACGACTTCTGCTACCAAAGCTGTGTGGACCAAAGACAGCACGGCAATTGTTGTTGGTGTACCGACAGCGGGCACTGCTAATCAGGGTATCACCACTGATACGGTTTACAAGATCGACATGTCTGGCAGCCGCACCGAATTTGCTCCCGGAACGAACGTAGATGTGCAGGATCCGTTCCTGAGTTTTGACGGCAATGTATTGTTCTTCCGCAATAACCAAGACGGCTCTCTGTATTACTTATTTTTGAGATAG